The following proteins are encoded in a genomic region of Mycolicibacterium confluentis:
- a CDS encoding LLM class flavin-dependent oxidoreductase: MRLSLSFTGFGPILADLPAVHAAEECGFDGLWYAEHICAHDAVVPATVYLRETQRLELALMGINPASRHPGAAAMELASLAEIAPGRVRAAIGTGVPDMVAKLGRSVDKPIAATVALHQALKAALAGTEITEEYPGFSFAHYQLNPPAAAPALDIMAVRPRMVQTAVRYADGVCLSAGASRTYLADTVAQVERLLAEYGRPRADFRISVVVPAVVSEDLAQARAQVASVLSTFDAPTLEYLSAGAIAPNALVTALASGRPAEVAQVLTGEVVDAMALVCLPEGVGEALAAYAGTGVDEIAIAPLMPPDQVPDLVKLLAANRPAPAAMA, encoded by the coding sequence GCCGGCGGTGCACGCCGCCGAGGAGTGCGGGTTCGACGGCCTGTGGTACGCCGAACACATCTGCGCCCATGATGCGGTGGTGCCCGCGACGGTCTACCTTCGTGAGACGCAGCGCCTCGAGCTGGCACTGATGGGCATCAACCCGGCCAGTCGGCATCCGGGCGCCGCGGCGATGGAACTGGCGTCGTTGGCCGAGATCGCCCCGGGCCGGGTGCGGGCCGCGATCGGCACCGGCGTGCCCGACATGGTGGCCAAGCTCGGTCGCTCGGTCGACAAGCCGATCGCCGCCACCGTCGCGTTGCATCAGGCGCTCAAGGCGGCGCTGGCCGGCACCGAGATCACCGAGGAATACCCGGGTTTCAGCTTCGCGCACTACCAGCTGAACCCACCGGCGGCGGCACCGGCACTGGACATCATGGCGGTGCGACCCCGGATGGTGCAGACCGCGGTGCGATACGCCGACGGCGTGTGCCTCAGTGCCGGGGCATCGCGGACTTATCTGGCCGACACCGTCGCGCAGGTCGAGCGCTTGCTGGCTGAATACGGCCGGCCGCGCGCGGACTTTCGGATCTCGGTGGTCGTGCCAGCGGTCGTCAGCGAGGATCTTGCGCAGGCTCGGGCGCAGGTCGCGTCGGTGCTGTCGACCTTCGACGCACCGACGCTGGAATACCTGTCCGCGGGTGCGATTGCGCCCAATGCACTGGTGACGGCGCTGGCCTCCGGCCGACCGGCCGAGGTCGCACAGGTGCTCACCGGCGAGGTGGTCGACGCCATGGCACTGGTGTGTCTGCCCGAGGGTGTCGGCGAAGCGCTGGCCGCCTACGCCGGGACCGGCGTCGACGAGATCGCGATCGCCCCCCTCATGCCCCCCGACCAGGTGCCAGATCTGGTCAAGCTGCTGGCCGCGAACCGGCCGGCACCGGCCGCCATGGCCTGA
- a CDS encoding alpha/beta fold hydrolase, producing the protein MRRINVEGPHGRISCLRGEPGSARTALVFVHGINGAAAEWSSVAGCFADRNVVAVDLRGHGESEPGPEYGAADYAADVSAAMSALDLTSAHLVGSSFGGAVCLALAAANPDRIASLTLIGGALSIAGGVDVEAAAAELRRLGTETFLAQLAPASFGPDATAEMVQELVRSAAGRDEAVVERVLRAALTSDVTAEAARVRAPALVLTGEYDQTCSPAVGSVLAAALGTECRVLAGLGHLAHIEAPRQVAALVAAHLDRVEVRGPSGTSEGS; encoded by the coding sequence ATGCGGCGGATCAACGTAGAGGGCCCCCACGGGCGCATCAGCTGCCTTCGCGGTGAGCCTGGTTCGGCCCGCACCGCGTTGGTGTTCGTGCACGGCATCAACGGGGCTGCCGCCGAATGGTCCTCGGTGGCGGGCTGTTTCGCTGACCGCAACGTCGTGGCGGTGGATCTGCGCGGTCACGGCGAGTCGGAACCGGGCCCCGAGTACGGCGCGGCCGACTATGCCGCCGACGTCAGCGCGGCGATGTCGGCCCTGGACCTCACCAGTGCGCACCTGGTCGGCTCCTCGTTCGGCGGCGCCGTGTGCCTGGCCCTGGCGGCTGCCAATCCCGACCGGATCGCATCGCTGACCCTGATCGGCGGGGCGCTGAGCATCGCGGGCGGTGTCGACGTCGAGGCCGCAGCGGCCGAACTGCGCCGGCTGGGTACGGAGACGTTTCTGGCGCAGTTGGCCCCGGCGAGCTTCGGCCCGGACGCCACGGCCGAGATGGTGCAGGAGTTGGTGCGGTCGGCCGCTGGCCGCGATGAGGCCGTGGTGGAGCGGGTGCTGCGCGCGGCGCTGACCTCCGATGTGACCGCGGAGGCGGCCCGCGTGCGGGCCCCCGCTCTGGTGCTGACCGGCGAGTACGACCAGACCTGCTCTCCCGCAGTCGGTTCGGTACTCGCCGCTGCACTGGGCACTGAATGCAGGGTGCTCGCCGGGCTCGGACACCTCGCGCACATCGAAGCTCCGCGCCAGGTTGCCGCCCTGGTCGCCGCGCACCTCGACCGCGTCGAGGTGCGCGGTCCGAGTGGGACGTCGGAGGGTTCCTGA
- a CDS encoding FAD binding domain-containing protein — MRPAPFGYVAATTVAQVCAELAEDPAGTRILAGGQSLMPRLVRRQERPRRLIDITRVQELHEFDATAEALRIGAAVTQRTAEKHAATTSFGVLAQALPWVGKVTTRNRGTVCGSLANANPAAELGVCLVVLGGEITAVSARGERRIAAADFFGPPGRTALADDELLHSVRFDRPAVGTVGRFEEVTIRGAGDTPLLSVAVSARTDDDADLRVGLGGEGQPPTLAPHEVTTALAGSPDDRTIDEVVQSWVSGLEFASDSRAGAQHRRLLAVNVVARQLRRLREDLQ, encoded by the coding sequence ATGCGTCCGGCGCCGTTCGGCTACGTCGCCGCGACCACCGTCGCGCAGGTGTGCGCCGAACTGGCCGAGGACCCCGCCGGAACCCGGATCCTGGCGGGTGGGCAGAGCCTGATGCCGCGGCTGGTCCGGCGTCAGGAGCGTCCGCGACGGCTCATCGACATCACCCGAGTGCAGGAGCTGCACGAGTTCGACGCCACCGCAGAAGCTCTGCGTATCGGAGCGGCCGTGACGCAGCGCACCGCCGAGAAGCACGCCGCAACAACATCGTTCGGCGTCTTGGCGCAGGCGCTTCCGTGGGTCGGCAAGGTGACGACACGCAATCGCGGCACGGTGTGCGGCAGCTTGGCCAATGCCAATCCGGCCGCGGAGCTGGGGGTGTGTCTGGTGGTTCTCGGGGGCGAGATCACGGCGGTGTCGGCGCGCGGAGAGAGGCGCATTGCCGCCGCGGACTTCTTCGGGCCGCCGGGCCGCACCGCCCTCGCCGACGACGAGTTGCTGCACAGCGTGCGCTTCGATCGACCGGCGGTCGGCACCGTAGGCCGTTTCGAGGAGGTCACCATCCGCGGTGCCGGGGACACCCCACTGCTCAGCGTTGCCGTCAGCGCGCGTACCGACGATGACGCTGATCTGCGGGTCGGACTCGGCGGCGAGGGACAGCCGCCGACGCTGGCACCCCACGAGGTCACCACCGCGCTGGCCGGATCACCCGACGATCGGACCATCGACGAAGTGGTCCAATCCTGGGTCTCAGGACTTGAATTCGCCAGCGACTCGCGCGCCGGCGCGCAGCACCGCCGACTGCTGGCGGTCAATGTGGTCGCCCGCCAGTTGCGTCGGCTACGAGAGGATCTGCAATGA
- a CDS encoding SCP2 sterol-binding domain-containing protein, whose protein sequence is MNQLKYVSQEWLTRQGELQQAFQTRPGATARVQYRLTNAPGGEDIRYYADVRDGRIVEQLLGDDPAADGTMTSSFDDSIAILRGELAPTAAFMEGRIKLSGDVAKLGKLMPLTQTAEYKRHITQLCAETDFS, encoded by the coding sequence GTGAATCAACTGAAATATGTGTCGCAGGAATGGTTGACCCGGCAGGGTGAGCTGCAGCAGGCGTTCCAGACGCGTCCAGGAGCCACGGCACGCGTGCAGTATCGCCTCACCAACGCCCCCGGCGGAGAGGACATCCGGTACTACGCCGACGTCCGCGACGGCAGGATCGTCGAGCAGTTGCTGGGCGACGACCCCGCCGCCGACGGCACCATGACGTCCTCGTTCGACGATTCGATCGCGATCCTGCGCGGCGAGCTTGCCCCCACGGCGGCGTTCATGGAGGGCCGCATCAAGTTGAGCGGCGATGTGGCCAAACTCGGCAAGCTCATGCCGTTGACCCAGACCGCCGAATACAAACGGCACATCACCCAGTTGTGCGCAGAGACCGACTTCTCATGA
- a CDS encoding YybH family protein translates to MTTSTSSVEADVAEIMRLHREFVDANGPLDSSYLRRRVTPTPNELVWYNLNGSAYIGQDHIAGLWDTLSANMNSPAVSTELRDERVEVDGDVAWVTYLSHYQGDFGELGTFDGGMRSTEIWRRRDGDWELVHTHFSVHVPDQMNGM, encoded by the coding sequence ATGACCACCAGCACATCTTCGGTCGAAGCCGACGTGGCCGAGATCATGCGGCTGCACCGCGAATTCGTCGATGCCAACGGTCCGCTCGACTCGAGCTACCTGCGGCGCCGGGTCACCCCCACACCCAACGAACTGGTCTGGTACAACCTCAACGGTTCGGCCTACATCGGGCAGGATCACATCGCCGGGTTATGGGACACGTTGTCGGCCAACATGAATTCACCGGCGGTCAGCACCGAACTGCGCGACGAGCGTGTCGAGGTCGACGGCGATGTCGCATGGGTGACCTACCTCAGCCATTACCAGGGCGACTTCGGCGAATTGGGCACCTTCGACGGCGGCATGCGCAGCACCGAGATCTGGCGCCGCCGCGACGGGGACTGGGAACTGGTGCACACCCATTTCTCGGTGCACGTGCCTGACCAGATGAACGGCATGTGA
- a CDS encoding DUF1028 domain-containing protein: protein MTFSLVARDPVTGHLGVASHSHYMGVGSVVTWAEAGVGVVATQAFAVKGYGPRGLAAMRAGAGAPQALEQLLATDSAPEVRQVAFLDAAGGFGIHSGGRCVGAAGVARGPHVVGLGNMLDNEDVPRAVVRGFEEATGDLARRLLAGLRAGDEAGGDIRGRQSGAVLVVDGVKTDAPWDGVVRELRVDDHHDPLGELSRLLDLNDAFDAMSAVVFDPDGPILGPSQPDSVYRAADTALAEASAVLGDNPEATFWRAVLQSRWGNPTEARRLLDSAARGNPRLPTFFSRLTEAGILTGDEVLDRG from the coding sequence ATGACCTTCTCACTGGTGGCGCGCGATCCGGTCACCGGTCATCTCGGGGTCGCGTCGCACTCGCACTACATGGGCGTGGGGTCGGTGGTGACGTGGGCCGAGGCCGGCGTCGGTGTGGTCGCCACCCAGGCGTTCGCGGTCAAGGGATATGGCCCGCGCGGCCTGGCCGCGATGCGAGCCGGTGCTGGCGCCCCGCAGGCGCTGGAGCAGCTGCTGGCGACCGACTCGGCACCCGAGGTCAGGCAGGTGGCCTTCCTCGACGCCGCCGGAGGATTCGGCATCCACAGTGGCGGCCGGTGCGTCGGAGCGGCCGGCGTCGCCAGGGGCCCGCATGTGGTCGGCCTGGGCAACATGCTCGACAACGAGGACGTGCCGCGGGCCGTGGTTCGCGGATTCGAGGAGGCCACCGGCGATCTGGCTCGTCGACTGCTGGCCGGGCTGCGCGCGGGTGACGAGGCCGGCGGTGACATCCGCGGCCGCCAGTCCGGTGCCGTGCTCGTCGTCGACGGTGTGAAGACCGATGCACCGTGGGACGGCGTCGTGCGGGAGTTGCGGGTCGATGACCATCACGACCCGCTCGGGGAGCTGAGCCGGCTGTTGGACCTCAACGATGCCTTCGACGCGATGTCGGCGGTGGTCTTCGACCCGGATGGTCCCATTCTGGGGCCGTCGCAGCCCGACAGCGTCTACCGCGCCGCCGACACCGCGCTGGCCGAGGCCTCCGCGGTGCTGGGCGACAACCCCGAGGCCACCTTCTGGCGTGCCGTACTGCAGTCGCGGTGGGGAAACCCGACGGAGGCCAGGCGGCTGCTGGACAGCGCCGCGCGCGGTAATCCTCGATTGCCGACCTTCTTCAGTCGGCTCACCGAGGCCGGGATCCTCACGGGCGACGAGGTTCTCGACCGCGGTTAG
- a CDS encoding (2Fe-2S)-binding protein, with protein sequence MTAADQPAIAVRVNGRLWQSTVPARMTLVDFLRDRLGLTGTHLGCGEGLCGSCNVLVDACSARSCLMLAAQADGTEIVTVEGLTPIDGLSEVQECLVRHHALQCGFCTPGFVVLIEELLAAVDAGECPSRDDIRRHLSSSLCRCTGYTPILAAAEELVAQRTAAAQAPTPTTRLEENQ encoded by the coding sequence ATGACTGCTGCGGACCAACCCGCCATCGCGGTGCGGGTCAACGGCCGGCTCTGGCAGAGCACCGTGCCGGCCCGCATGACCCTGGTCGACTTTCTCCGGGACCGGCTCGGCCTCACCGGCACCCACCTCGGCTGCGGTGAGGGCCTGTGCGGATCCTGCAATGTGCTCGTCGACGCCTGTTCGGCCCGTTCCTGTCTGATGTTGGCCGCCCAGGCCGACGGCACCGAGATCGTCACCGTCGAAGGCCTCACCCCGATCGACGGGCTCTCGGAGGTGCAGGAGTGCCTGGTGCGCCACCACGCGCTGCAGTGTGGCTTCTGCACACCGGGTTTCGTCGTGCTGATCGAGGAGCTGCTGGCAGCCGTGGACGCGGGGGAGTGCCCGTCGCGGGACGACATCCGGCGGCATCTGAGTTCGTCGTTGTGCCGGTGCACCGGATACACCCCGATCTTGGCCGCGGCCGAGGAGCTGGTCGCCCAGCGCACCGCCGCGGCCCAGGCCCCCACCCCGACCACCCGTTTGGAGGAGAACCAGTGA